The region CTGGTTCTTCTCACTGTTTAGTTGCCTTAGTCGCTCATCGTATTCCTGCCGTAGTTTTGCATAGGATTTTTCCTCTAACTCGGCCTGCATCGCACTAGAACGCGCCTGTCTTTCCCGAAGTTGAATACTCTCAATTAGCTCATCTAAGGCAAAGTCCTCCTCGGAGCGGAACCGAAGGGCCTTTTGATGAATCTCCTGTTCTAATCCAAGGCCCAAGGCAATCTGAAAAGCATTGCTCTTCCCCGGCAGACCAATCATTAGTCGATAGGTTGGCTTTAAGGTCTGCGTATCAAACTCCACACAGGCATTTTCCATGAGGGAATGGTGGAAGGCAAAACCCTTTAACTGACTGTAATGGGTAGTCGCCACCACTAAGCATTTCTCCACCAAATGCTCCAAGATGGCCATGGCCAATGCAGAACCTTCATCAGGATCGGTTCCCGCCCCAAGTTCATCGAGCAGGACCAATGAGCCCGGTGTGACCTGGTCCAATATCTTGATGATATTCCTCATATGTCCTGAAAACGTCGACAGACTCTGCTCAATGCTCTGTTCGTCACCAATATCGGCAAAGATGTGCTCGAATACAGGTACCACACTTCCAGGATCCGCAGGTATGGGCAGCCCACACTGAACCATCAGGCAGAGCAGCCCAAAAGTCTTCAGCACTACGGTTTTCCCACCGGTATTAGGCCCGGTGATCACCAACGCCCGATAACCCTCTCCTAAGTAGAGATCATTGGCCACGACATCCTTACCCAGAAGGGGATGCCGAGCTCCCCGGATCTCTACGCGGTAATCATCCACAATCTCCGGGCAAGATGCATCGAGCAAAGCGCTGTAACGAGCCTTTGCGAAGGTAAAATCTAAATGTCCTAGGGCCTCTAAAGAAACCATGGCTTCTTCTGCAAAGTAGCCCACCTCATTGCTCAGCTCCCGAAGAATCCGCTTAACCTCGGCCTCCTCCGCGTTGATTAAGCGCCGCAGTTCATTGTTCAGCCTAACAACTACCTCCGGCTCTATGAAAACTGTGGCACCGCTACTGGACAAATCATGGATTATTCCCGGCAACGCGTCCTTGTATTCCTGTTTCACCGGCACAACATATCTTCCGGCCCGCATTGTCACAATGCCATCTTGTAGCATTTTCTGGTATCGTCCCGAATGGACAATCTCCTGCAGACGGGATTTGACTTGGTTTTGGGTAGTCTGGATCTGCCGTCTAATGGTTCTTAGTGCAGAACTGGCACTATCCTTGATCTTGCAGTTCTCGTCGATACACTGGCCAATCCGCTCCTCCAGCCTGGCATTGGGAGTAATCTGCTCAGCCCACTGACAAAGACACCAAAGCTCGGTATCCTCCTCCCCTACTTTGAGCAGAAAACGTCGCATTAGCCGCATAACCTGAAGATCTGATTGGATATCGGCCAGTTCCTCAGGGGATAACATTGCGCCCACCTTAGCACGCCGCAGGGGTTCACGGATGTCTTTCAATCCCCGCAAAGGAATAGATCCACCCTGTTCCCTACTCAGACGAATAGCCGCCTCGGTCTCTGCAAGCAGCGACCTTATTTGTTCTTTATCACTTAAGGGTCGCAATTCCTCACAAAGATCCTGACCCAATGAAGAAAGACAATGTCCTGCTAAGGCATTCTGAACCTTAGCAAATTCAAGTACTTTTAAAGTATGCTCGTACACCTGTGTTCCCTTCCCATTTGCAGTCCAGTTGACATCTTAGTATATCTTAAAGCGGAAACCGGAAAAGATCAATCACCCGAGATTGGGCCATTCGACCCAGCCAAATCAGACTCCCCGGTAAAAATGTCCTAGAGTATAGTCCCCTCTTAGCATATCTAGAAGCTCCCCCTCAATACTGGCTAAGCCCTCATCGTCAGCAGACAAGGCCTCCCGGTACAGGCGGACAATGGTAATAGCCTCGGGCAACTGATGCAATCGCAGATCTAGGCGAATCACTGAAACTCCCACCCGTTTAAGTGTAGGTATAGTTCTAAGGGCCGCAAGTTCCTTGGAATTGAACAAATGCATGCGGCAAGAGCCATCGGTACGAATCGGAAAAGTAAAATTCATCCGATCTACTAAAGCCCCTCTCCCGTCCCCCAGACAATGCTGACAACCAAGAAGCTGACCTGGACAATACTCAGAAACCATCAATGGCAATCGTCCGTGGACAATGACCTCGGTGGGAGTAGCCCCAGTGGCAATGGTACTAATCTGAGAGAGGGTCAACTCCACAGACAAGCACACCCTTGCACATCCTAGATCACCCATCCGCTTCAGTGCGATGCGGTTATAAACGTTAAACGAGAAGTCTGCCCCAAGGGGACCCTTGCCTCTTAGTGCATAGAGAGTACCAAGGTTACCAACTAGAAATCCCTGGGGCAGATCGTCCTCGGCTGCTTCGACAATCCGCACAATCTCCGCCAGCTCTCTGCGCTGGGTGATTCGAGGAAAAGCCCACAAAAGCTCTATTTCCTGCTTCTTAGCTAGATCCCTTGCGGCAACGTACTCCTCCAAGGGATAGACCGCACTTTGACACTGGTTGTGGCCACCTTTGAATCTTTCCCCGCCGAAGTAGATAAGATCCGCCCCCGCCTCACTTAAGGGCACAATGGCTTCCTTCTCATTGATATATACCGCTAGTTTGGGATTAGTTCCTTCTTTCGGGCGGACCGATGGATGAATGATTTGGTAACTTGAGTCAATAGCCGGTCGCCGAAAATGGTTGGTGCGTAGCTCCGACAAGAGCTCAAAGGCCTTCCTGCGCACCCGTTTTATCTCCCCTAAGGGCACCATTACTTCACCGGTAATAATCACTTCACACTCCTCAGCCCGGAAGGGGACATTACCCAATTGCAGCAGTTTTTCCGAAACAACCTCCTCGGTCAGTGGCTGGGTACGGGCAGGTTGACCCACCCCCTGGCTTATTTGTTTCACATAGTTCCCGTCATCATCCCAAAGCTCCAAGGTAAAGGGTTGACCGACCATTGCCGTTGCCTTGATTCTTACCGGCACAGTGCGCCAACACCGGGGGGATGTATAAGTATCAATGGCTTGGGGGTCGGTGACCCGCTTGTATACCTCATCGCCCATGCTTACTCTACCCCGATGCCGCCAATTAACAATGGACCCAGCGTCAGCGGTCTTAACCGGTCTACTTCCTTGGCGCAGATCAAGGACAGTGCTCTTACGAGGGCCATTATTCGTTTCCCAAAACTGAACCTGTTCCTTTTCTATGAGTTTTTTATCTATCTTGACCCAAACCCGATCCTGACTCACCTTAACTACCTGTCCTTGGTAAACACCCCGATTGCCCGGGTAATGATAGTTAACTAACTGCTCACCCCGACTACCCCACAAATGGCCCAAAGTAAACCCTCTGCTAAAGGCGGCCTCCAACTGGTTTCTTTCTTCCTCCCTAGCTACAAAGCCCAGAGGATCCCCAATGGCTCGGTCCAGTGCCTCCCGGTATACTTTGGTGACGATAGCCACATATTCCGGTGCCTTCATTCGCCCTTCAATCTTTAGGGCTGCTACCCCGCTTTGCACAATAGAGCCAAGACGTTCAAGAGTACATAAATCCTTGGTGCTTAGCAGATACCCGGCTAGACCCTTACTGCCGGGTAAGTTCAGACAATACCTCATCCGACAGGGTTGGGCACATCTACCTCGGTTACCACTGCGCCCACCCAGAAGTGAACTGAAAAGACACTGGCCTGAATAGGAAACGCAAAGGGCACCGTGGGCAAAAATCTCAATCTCAATGGGGCTGGCGGCCCTCAGCAGGGATATCTCCTCCAAGGAAAGTTCCCTAGCAAGGACAACCCGGCTAATGCCAAGTTCCTCAAGGACCCTAAGATCCGAGGGATTATGCACCGTCATCTGGGTACTAGCATGGAGAGGAATCCTGGTGAATTCCTTGGCCAGTTCCACTACCGCCAAATCCTGGACAATCAGTGCGTCAACACCAATTTCGTGGAGAAAGCGCAGATGGTCTACTAACTCCTCTAGCTCCGGATCGGCTACAATGGTATTTACCGTAACGTAAAGCCTTACCCCCCGGATGTGACAATAGTCAACGGCTTCCACTAGTTGCCTTTGATCAAAATTCGCTGCATAGGCCCGAGCACTGAAGGCAGTCCCACCAACGTAAACACTGTCTGCCCCATTTTCCACGGCAGCCCGTAAAGCATCAAAACTCCCCGCGGGTGCCAATAGTTCCACCATTTATGCAACCTCCATGCGATCAGCTACTTACTGCGACTGTGTCTAATAAACCCTGAGCAAGCAATGATCTCCATACCCGAAAGCTTGTCCAACAACAAGTTCATGCCCAGAGAATCGCTGGCCATGTGTCCGGCAATGACAACATTAATATGTGCTTTTTTAGCCTCTTCCAGATTGTTCTCCCCAATATGCATGCAGACGATGGTCCCCACCCCGGCAACGGCATATTTCTCGAACATATCCTTTGAACCGCCAGTGCCTCC is a window of Limnochordia bacterium DNA encoding:
- a CDS encoding endonuclease MutS2, whose protein sequence is MYEHTLKVLEFAKVQNALAGHCLSSLGQDLCEELRPLSDKEQIRSLLAETEAAIRLSREQGGSIPLRGLKDIREPLRRAKVGAMLSPEELADIQSDLQVMRLMRRFLLKVGEEDTELWCLCQWAEQITPNARLEERIGQCIDENCKIKDSASSALRTIRRQIQTTQNQVKSRLQEIVHSGRYQKMLQDGIVTMRAGRYVVPVKQEYKDALPGIIHDLSSSGATVFIEPEVVVRLNNELRRLINAEEAEVKRILRELSNEVGYFAEEAMVSLEALGHLDFTFAKARYSALLDASCPEIVDDYRVEIRGARHPLLGKDVVANDLYLGEGYRALVITGPNTGGKTVVLKTFGLLCLMVQCGLPIPADPGSVVPVFEHIFADIGDEQSIEQSLSTFSGHMRNIIKILDQVTPGSLVLLDELGAGTDPDEGSALAMAILEHLVEKCLVVATTHYSQLKGFAFHHSLMENACVEFDTQTLKPTYRLMIGLPGKSNAFQIALGLGLEQEIHQKALRFRSEEDFALDELIESIQLRERQARSSAMQAELEEKSYAKLRQEYDERLRQLNSEKNQIIRNAEREAKQMIRQTRQEFEDLLGRMRKVKDKEELEDVALQVRMQLEEKEKELEEREGQQKKKVPHDPLWQENLRCGDSVFIRSLQQQGTLLEAPKQGQVQVQVGIMKVVVDSNDLAPAQENSEETSGLTRTKSGMGKLVRSKSSTISQEVHLRGMTVDEAIYALDKYLDDVMLAGLSPVRIVHGKGAGILRKAIGDYLRTHAGVKDYHIAPPAEGGFGVTVVHLQ
- a CDS encoding U32 family peptidase produces the protein MVELLAPAGSFDALRAAVENGADSVYVGGTAFSARAYAANFDQRQLVEAVDYCHIRGVRLYVTVNTIVADPELEELVDHLRFLHEIGVDALIVQDLAVVELAKEFTRIPLHASTQMTVHNPSDLRVLEELGISRVVLARELSLEEISLLRAASPIEIEIFAHGALCVSYSGQCLFSSLLGGRSGNRGRCAQPCRMRYCLNLPGSKGLAGYLLSTKDLCTLERLGSIVQSGVAALKIEGRMKAPEYVAIVTKVYREALDRAIGDPLGFVAREEERNQLEAAFSRGFTLGHLWGSRGEQLVNYHYPGNRGVYQGQVVKVSQDRVWVKIDKKLIEKEQVQFWETNNGPRKSTVLDLRQGSRPVKTADAGSIVNWRHRGRVSMGDEVYKRVTDPQAIDTYTSPRCWRTVPVRIKATAMVGQPFTLELWDDDGNYVKQISQGVGQPARTQPLTEEVVSEKLLQLGNVPFRAEECEVIITGEVMVPLGEIKRVRRKAFELLSELRTNHFRRPAIDSSYQIIHPSVRPKEGTNPKLAVYINEKEAIVPLSEAGADLIYFGGERFKGGHNQCQSAVYPLEEYVAARDLAKKQEIELLWAFPRITQRRELAEIVRIVEAAEDDLPQGFLVGNLGTLYALRGKGPLGADFSFNVYNRIALKRMGDLGCARVCLSVELTLSQISTIATGATPTEVIVHGRLPLMVSEYCPGQLLGCQHCLGDGRGALVDRMNFTFPIRTDGSCRMHLFNSKELAALRTIPTLKRVGVSVIRLDLRLHQLPEAITIVRLYREALSADDEGLASIEGELLDMLRGDYTLGHFYRGV